A section of the Pochonia chlamydosporia 170 chromosome 2, whole genome shotgun sequence genome encodes:
- a CDS encoding acetolactate synthase (similar to Neosartorya fischeri NRRL 181 XP_001260823.1): MSMADGFARITGKPQCVIVHVDVGTQALGVAVHNASVGRAPVLVFAGMSPCTLEGELPGSRTEFIHWLQDVPDQKAILGQYCRYAAEIKTGVNIKQMVNRALQFATSGPQGPVYLCATREVLETEIKPYQVQQDQWEPVELGGLTDRNAAKIAEALATADKPLIVTGYSGRNLRVPTALVKLADIVKPLRVLDGSGSDMCFPAHHPAWLGVRIGAHEAIEEADVIIVLDCDVPWIPTRCRPKEDAKIFHIDVDPLKQQMPLFYIPAQGRYRADSLVALEQIIQKLTTGEVARTMAEKDDAAAEETRQASYTKFLTQISDAARPFADGSFGTGYLCNVLRRVCPKETIWAVEAVTNTGFIHDNIQPTIPGSWINCGGGGLGWSGGGALGIKLASDEQAGGSCKGKFVCQIVGDGTYLFSIPGSVYWISKRYNIPVLTIILNNNGWNAPRKSYMLVHPHGEAASATNEEINISFSPSPDYAGIAAAAGSGDIHPFKITHADELDSILQRAVAKVQGGQTSVVDCKVALDC, encoded by the exons atgtcaatggcagaTGGCTTCGCACGAATAACAGGAAAGCCGCAATGCGTTATTGTACATGTTGACGTCGGCACTCAAGCACTGGGCGTGGCTGTTCATAATGCCTCCGTTGGCCGTGCGCCTGTCCTCGTCTTTGCTGGCATGTCCCCATGCACCCTGGAAGGAGAGCTGCCTGGTTCTCGGACAGAATTTATTCATTGGCTTCAAGATGTTCCTGACCAGAAAGCAATACTTGGACAGTACTGCAGATACGCTGCCGAAATCAAGACGGGAGTCAATATTAAGCAAATGGTCAACCGGGCCTTACAGTTTGCAACAAGCGGCCCTCAAGGCCCGGTGTATCTCTGTGCAACAAGGGAAGTCCTAGAGACGGAGATCAAGCCATATCAAGTCCAACAAGATCAATGGGAGCCTGTCGAGCTAGGCGGCCTTACGGACAGAAACGCAGCCAAGATTGCAGAGGCGTTGGCCACAGCGGACAAACCTCTCATCGTCACGGGGTATTCTGGTCGCAATCTTCGAGTTCCGACTGCTTTAGTCAAACTGGCAGATATCGTGAAACCACTTAGGGTATTGGACGGGTCGGGAAGCGATATGTGCTTCCCTGCTCACCACCCGGCTTGGCTGGGCGTGAGGATCGGCGCTCACGAAGCTATTGAGGAGGCGGATGTGATCATAGTTCTAGACTGCGATGTGCCATGGATTCCCACAAGATGTCGGCCAAAAGAGGATGCAAAAATATTCCACATTGATGTAGACCCGTTGAAACAGCAAATGCCCTTGTTCTACATCCCTGCTCAGGGTCGGTATCGAGCAGATTCCTTGGTTGCACTAGAGCAGATCATTCAGAAGTTGACGACCGGGGAAGTAGCCAGGACCATGGCCGAGaaggatgatgctgccgctGAGGAGACACGACAAGCCTCGTATACCAAGTTTTTGACACAAATATCGGACGCCGCAAGGCCCTTCGCAGACGGCAGTTTTGGGACAGGCTATTTATGCAATGTTCTCCGTCGAGTTTGTCCAAAGGAAACAATTTGGGCAGTGGAAGCTGTGACTAACACCGGCTTCATCCACGATAATATTCAACCAACAATACCCGGCTCATGGATCAATTGCGGCGGTGGAGGCTTAGGGTGGTccggtggtggtgctttGGGGATCAAGTTGGCATCAGACGAGCAAGCTGGTGGAAGCTGCAAAGGAAAGTTCGTTTGCCAAATAGTTGGAGACGGCACATATCTCTTCTCCATACCAGGCAGCGTATATTGGATCTCTAAGCGGTACAATATTCCCGTATTAAccatcattctcaacaacaatg GTTGGAATGCGCCCCGGAAATCCTACATGTTGGTACATCCTCATGGAGAAGCGGCATCGGCGACAAACGAAGAGATCAATATCTCCttctctccatctccagaTTACGCAGgcattgctgctgctgcagg